A DNA window from Micromonospora inyonensis contains the following coding sequences:
- a CDS encoding GNAT family N-acetyltransferase — MLIPDFPIRTERLDLRPFTEGDFAALHAYQSRADVARYLYWEPHDEQATREALARKCRRTALRNSGDVLNLAVVVRETGQLVGDVLLCWVSVEHRQGEVGYVFHPEHGGRGYATEAARMMLEIGFDLLGLHRIVGRLDARNTASAGVLERLGMRREAHLRESELVKGEWTDEMVYAMLAAEWESHRPA, encoded by the coding sequence GTGCTGATTCCCGACTTCCCGATCCGTACCGAGCGGCTCGACCTGCGCCCGTTCACGGAGGGCGACTTCGCGGCGCTGCACGCGTACCAGTCCCGCGCCGACGTCGCCCGCTACCTGTACTGGGAGCCGCACGACGAGCAGGCGACCCGGGAGGCGCTGGCGCGCAAGTGTCGCCGTACCGCCCTGCGGAACTCCGGCGACGTGCTCAACCTGGCCGTGGTGGTCCGGGAGACCGGGCAGCTCGTCGGGGACGTCCTGCTCTGCTGGGTCAGCGTGGAACACCGCCAGGGCGAGGTGGGGTACGTCTTCCACCCCGAACACGGCGGGCGGGGCTACGCGACCGAGGCGGCCCGGATGATGCTGGAGATCGGCTTCGACCTGCTCGGCCTGCACCGGATCGTCGGCCGGCTGGACGCCCGCAACACCGCCTCGGCGGGGGTGCTGGAACGGCTGGGCATGCGGCGTGAGGCGCACCTGCGGGAGAGCGAGCTCGTCAAGGGCGAGTGGACCGACGAGATGGTCTACGCGATGCTCGCCGCCGAGTGGGAGTCCCACCGGCCGGCGTAG
- a CDS encoding nitroreductase/quinone reductase family protein: MPNHFNDAIIDEFRANNGRVGGMFTDSRLLLLTTTGARTGRPHTTPLGYLPDTGDRLLVVASAGGSPRHPAWYHNIRANPIVTVEDGAFTYQAEATVLTGAERDRIFARIVEVAPGYADYQAKATRVIPVVGLTQVAPGPPNASSFGEGLRVVHDAFRLELAAIRREVAESGPGLGAQLRINCLSLCQGLGYHHRMEDDGIFPTLAGQPGTAAVLDRLRVEHKRIAALLAQLQQLLADPAADAARLRAEVDRLTGEVEEHLTYEEEHLIPLMEGPGQG; encoded by the coding sequence TTGCCGAACCACTTCAACGACGCCATCATCGACGAGTTCCGGGCCAACAACGGGCGGGTCGGCGGCATGTTCACCGACAGTCGCCTCCTGCTGCTCACCACCACCGGGGCGCGCACCGGACGGCCGCACACCACCCCGCTGGGATACCTGCCCGACACCGGCGACCGGCTTCTGGTCGTCGCCTCGGCCGGCGGGTCACCCCGGCACCCGGCCTGGTACCACAACATCCGGGCCAACCCGATCGTCACCGTCGAGGACGGTGCCTTCACCTACCAGGCCGAGGCGACCGTCCTCACCGGAGCGGAGCGGGACCGGATCTTCGCCCGGATCGTCGAGGTCGCCCCGGGGTACGCCGACTACCAGGCGAAGGCCACCCGGGTCATTCCCGTGGTCGGACTGACGCAGGTCGCCCCCGGACCGCCGAACGCCTCCTCGTTCGGCGAGGGACTACGGGTCGTCCACGACGCGTTCCGGCTGGAACTGGCCGCGATCCGCCGCGAGGTCGCCGAGTCGGGTCCGGGCCTCGGCGCCCAACTGCGGATCAACTGCCTGAGCCTCTGCCAGGGGCTGGGGTACCACCACCGGATGGAGGACGACGGGATCTTCCCGACCCTGGCCGGGCAGCCCGGCACCGCCGCCGTCCTGGACCGGCTCCGGGTCGAACACAAACGGATCGCCGCGCTCCTCGCCCAGCTCCAGCAGCTTCTCGCCGACCCCGCCGCCGACGCAGCGCGGCTGCGCGCCGAGGTCGACCGGCTCACCGGTGAGGTGGAGGAGCACCTGACGTACGAGGAGGAGCACCTCATTCCCCTGATGGAGGGCCCCGGGCAGGGCTGA
- a CDS encoding class I SAM-dependent methyltransferase produces MLSIAELRTDWKMFRQTMRDSTLKEALVDSAEYIRIRRHERRERFDERFGPETNGIVGLADIDGIGPQLEEASHYLPTRKQEFDRMMATVGEIDHTEHVFVDLGCGKGRVVLLAAEHPYKKVIGADFSPTFIGQAKENVERYTGPMATREIELLAIDAVDLVVPPENLIVYLFSPFGPPVFDTVMRNLVAATKKRKQKITIVYYSPDYDDVVREAGFALVAQGKGDHWPWSLYSVGESA; encoded by the coding sequence GTGCTGAGCATCGCCGAACTACGCACCGACTGGAAGATGTTCCGGCAGACCATGCGGGACTCCACCCTCAAGGAGGCCTTGGTCGACAGCGCCGAGTACATCCGGATCCGCCGCCACGAACGGCGGGAGCGCTTCGACGAGCGGTTCGGCCCCGAGACCAACGGCATCGTCGGCCTGGCCGACATCGACGGGATCGGGCCGCAACTGGAGGAGGCCAGCCACTATCTGCCCACCCGGAAGCAGGAGTTCGACCGGATGATGGCCACGGTCGGCGAGATCGACCACACCGAGCACGTCTTCGTCGACCTCGGCTGCGGCAAGGGGCGGGTCGTGCTGCTCGCGGCGGAGCACCCGTACAAGAAGGTGATCGGGGCGGATTTCTCCCCCACCTTCATCGGGCAGGCCAAGGAGAACGTGGAGCGCTACACCGGGCCGATGGCGACCCGGGAGATCGAGCTGCTCGCCATCGACGCGGTCGACCTCGTCGTCCCGCCGGAGAACCTGATCGTCTACCTGTTCTCGCCGTTCGGGCCGCCCGTCTTCGACACCGTGATGCGAAACCTGGTCGCCGCGACGAAGAAGCGGAAGCAGAAGATCACCATCGTGTACTACTCGCCGGACTACGACGACGTGGTGCGGGAGGCGGGCTTCGCGCTCGTCGCCCAGGGGAAGGGCGACCACTGGCCGTGGAGCCTCTACTCGGTGGGAGAGTCGGCCTGA
- the pdxS gene encoding pyridoxal 5'-phosphate synthase lyase subunit PdxS, translating into MSESTSQPATATPVVGTARVKRGMAEMLKGGVIMDVVNAEQAKIAEDAGAVAVMALERVPADIRAQGGVSRMSDPDMIDGIINAVSIPVMAKARIGHFVEAQILQSLGVDYVDESEVLTPADYANHIDKWAFTVPFVCGATNLGEALRRITEGAAMIRSKGEAGTGDVSNATTHMRKIRQEIRRLQSLPEDELYVAAKELQAPYELVKEIAETGKLPVVLFTAGGIATPADAAMMMQLGAEGVFVGSGIFKSGNPAQRAAAIVKATTFHDDPDVLAKVSRGLGEAMVGINVDEIPQPHRLAERGW; encoded by the coding sequence GTGTCCGAATCCACCTCCCAGCCCGCCACCGCCACGCCCGTCGTCGGCACCGCGCGCGTCAAGCGCGGCATGGCCGAGATGCTCAAGGGCGGCGTGATCATGGACGTGGTCAACGCCGAGCAGGCCAAGATCGCCGAGGACGCCGGCGCGGTCGCGGTGATGGCCCTGGAGCGGGTGCCCGCCGACATCCGTGCCCAGGGCGGGGTCTCCCGGATGAGCGACCCCGACATGATCGACGGCATCATCAACGCGGTCTCCATCCCGGTCATGGCCAAGGCCCGGATCGGCCACTTCGTCGAGGCGCAGATCCTCCAGTCCCTCGGCGTCGACTACGTCGACGAGTCCGAGGTGCTCACCCCCGCCGACTACGCCAACCACATCGACAAGTGGGCGTTCACCGTCCCCTTCGTCTGCGGCGCGACCAACCTCGGCGAGGCGCTGCGGCGCATCACCGAGGGTGCGGCCATGATCCGCTCCAAGGGCGAGGCCGGCACCGGTGACGTCTCCAACGCCACCACCCACATGCGCAAGATCCGCCAGGAGATCCGTCGGCTCCAGTCGCTGCCCGAGGACGAGTTGTACGTCGCGGCGAAGGAGCTCCAGGCCCCGTACGAGCTGGTCAAGGAGATCGCCGAGACCGGCAAGCTGCCCGTGGTGCTCTTCACCGCCGGTGGCATCGCCACCCCGGCCGACGCCGCGATGATGATGCAGCTCGGCGCCGAGGGCGTCTTCGTCGGCTCGGGCATCTTCAAGTCCGGCAACCCCGCGCAGCGGGCCGCCGCGATCGTCAAGGCCACCACCTTCCACGACGACCCGGACGTGCTGGCCAAGGTCTCCCGGGGCCTGGGCGAGGCGATGGTCGGCATCAACGTCGACGAGATCCCGCAGCCGCACCGCCTGGCCGAGCGGGGCTGGTGA
- a CDS encoding glycosyltransferase family 4 protein — protein sequence MRIGIVCPYSFDVPGGVQNHVVDLAEALIGLGHEVSVLAPADEDSPLPPYVVPAGRAVPLPYNGSVARIAFGPVSTARVRRWITRGDFDVLHVHEPLTLSLSLLAVLSARGPVVATFHTAMTRSRALAAAQGVLQIVLERITARIAVSALARKVQVEHMDGGAVEIPNGVTVARFTGAEPLPGWPGECGAGTGGTLGFLGRFTEPRKGFPVLRDAFVELAPRRPGLRLLVAGPGEADDLYARFPHDLRDRVTFLGLVSEADKARMLRSAHLYVAPNTGGESFGMILTEALAAGTTVVASDLDAFRRVLDGGRAGQLFPTGDAGALRDAMAGLLDDPARRAELTACGDQVVATFDWPVVARRVLEVYAAAIEATDGRVIDQEWVGLG from the coding sequence GTGCGAATCGGCATCGTCTGCCCGTACTCCTTCGACGTGCCCGGGGGCGTGCAGAACCACGTCGTCGATCTCGCGGAGGCGTTGATCGGTCTCGGGCACGAGGTGAGCGTGCTCGCACCCGCCGACGAGGACTCGCCGCTGCCGCCGTACGTGGTGCCGGCCGGCCGGGCGGTCCCCCTGCCGTACAACGGTTCGGTGGCCCGGATCGCCTTCGGGCCGGTCTCGACCGCCCGGGTCCGCCGCTGGATCACCCGGGGCGACTTCGACGTCCTGCACGTGCACGAGCCGCTGACGCTGAGCCTGTCGCTGCTGGCCGTGCTCTCCGCCCGGGGGCCGGTGGTGGCGACCTTCCACACCGCGATGACCCGCTCGCGGGCGCTCGCCGCCGCCCAGGGCGTGCTCCAGATCGTGCTGGAACGGATCACCGCCCGGATCGCGGTCAGCGCGCTCGCCCGGAAGGTGCAGGTCGAGCACATGGACGGCGGTGCGGTGGAGATCCCCAACGGGGTGACCGTCGCCCGGTTCACCGGCGCGGAGCCGCTGCCCGGCTGGCCGGGGGAGTGCGGTGCGGGCACCGGTGGCACGCTCGGCTTCCTCGGCCGGTTCACCGAGCCGCGCAAGGGTTTCCCGGTGCTGCGGGACGCCTTCGTCGAGCTGGCCCCGCGCCGTCCCGGCCTGCGGCTGCTGGTCGCCGGCCCGGGCGAGGCCGACGACCTGTACGCCCGGTTCCCGCACGACCTGCGCGACCGGGTCACCTTCCTCGGCCTGGTCTCCGAGGCGGACAAAGCACGCATGCTGCGCAGCGCGCACCTCTACGTCGCGCCGAACACCGGTGGCGAGTCGTTCGGCATGATCCTCACCGAGGCGCTGGCCGCCGGGACGACGGTGGTCGCCAGCGACCTGGACGCCTTCCGCCGGGTCCTCGACGGGGGGCGGGCCGGGCAGCTCTTCCCCACCGGGGACGCGGGGGCGCTGCGGGACGCGATGGCCGGCCTGCTCGACGACCCGGCGCGGCGGGCGGAGCTGACCGCCTGCGGGGACCAGGTGGTGGCAACCTTCGACTGGCCGGTGGTCGCCCGCCGGGTCCTGGAGGTGTACGCGGCGGCGATCGAGGCCACCGACGGGCGGGTGATCGACCAGGAGTGGGTGGGGCTGGGCTGA
- a CDS encoding PadR family transcriptional regulator, whose protein sequence is MVSDEILRTHLQELRRGTVVVASLVALRRPNYGYALLQRLSDHGFPVDANTLYPLLRRLEEQGLLTSEWNTEESRPRKFYRTSEEGAAVLGRLLDDLATVQTSLDGLIEGADR, encoded by the coding sequence ATGGTCAGCGATGAGATCCTGCGAACGCACCTCCAGGAGCTGCGTCGGGGCACCGTGGTGGTGGCGAGTCTGGTCGCCCTGCGCCGCCCCAACTACGGCTACGCGCTGCTCCAACGCCTCTCCGACCACGGGTTCCCGGTCGACGCCAACACGCTCTACCCGCTGCTGCGGCGGCTGGAGGAGCAGGGGCTGCTGACCAGCGAGTGGAACACCGAGGAAAGCCGGCCCCGCAAGTTCTACCGAACCAGCGAGGAGGGCGCGGCGGTGCTGGGCCGCCTCCTGGACGACCTCGCCACCGTGCAGACCTCCCTCGACGGCCTGATCGAAGGAGCCGACCGATGA
- a CDS encoding phosphatidylinositol mannoside acyltransferase, whose product MNLTELGYVAGWRLVRALPGPVAATIFRTGADRAHRAGGAGTVRLAANLRRVVGPELPEAELDELVRRGLRSYARYWLEAFRLPSRSREQILAGFRLTHGHDLLAADVAAGRGAVVALPHAGNWDAAGAWVAAQGWPITTVAERLRPEAVYERFLAFRRGLGMEILPTHGGARPPFEILVERLAAGHVVPLLADRDLSARGVEVTFFGGRTRMPAGPALLALRTGAPLYVATMWYEPDAPCASIEGPLDLPDPDSGPLDQRARLLTQRIADGLAAGIARHPEDWHMLQRMWLDQEGGPGNPSPRPRRESRPPAASGPV is encoded by the coding sequence GTGAACCTCACCGAACTGGGCTACGTCGCCGGTTGGCGGCTGGTCCGCGCGCTGCCCGGACCGGTCGCCGCCACGATCTTCCGCACCGGTGCGGACCGGGCCCACCGCGCCGGCGGCGCCGGTACGGTTCGACTCGCCGCGAACCTGCGCCGGGTGGTCGGCCCCGAGCTGCCCGAGGCCGAGCTGGACGAGTTGGTCCGCCGGGGGCTGCGCTCCTACGCCCGGTACTGGCTGGAGGCGTTCCGGCTGCCCTCGCGCAGCCGCGAGCAGATCCTCGCCGGGTTCCGGCTGACCCACGGCCACGACCTGCTCGCCGCCGACGTGGCGGCCGGTCGGGGCGCGGTGGTGGCGCTGCCGCACGCCGGCAACTGGGACGCCGCCGGGGCCTGGGTCGCCGCCCAGGGCTGGCCGATCACCACGGTCGCCGAACGGCTCCGGCCCGAGGCGGTGTACGAGCGCTTCCTGGCGTTCCGGCGTGGCCTCGGCATGGAGATCCTGCCCACCCACGGTGGTGCGCGTCCCCCCTTCGAGATCCTGGTGGAGCGGCTGGCCGCCGGGCACGTCGTGCCGCTGCTGGCCGACCGGGACCTCTCCGCCCGGGGTGTGGAGGTCACCTTCTTCGGGGGACGGACCCGGATGCCGGCCGGCCCGGCCCTGCTCGCCCTGCGCACCGGCGCACCCCTCTACGTCGCCACGATGTGGTACGAACCGGATGCGCCGTGCGCGTCCATCGAAGGGCCGCTGGACCTGCCCGACCCGGACAGCGGCCCGCTCGACCAGCGGGCCCGGCTGCTGACCCAGCGGATTGCCGACGGTCTGGCGGCGGGCATCGCCCGTCATCCGGAAGACTGGCACATGTTGCAGCGGATGTGGCTGGACCAGGAGGGCGGCCCGGGGAACCCGTCGCCACGGCCCCGGCGGGAGAGCCGGCCGCCGGCGGCCTCCGGGCCGGTCTGA
- a CDS encoding elongation factor G-like protein EF-G2 — translation MAQRSHDKGSTGGVPVADQPLRVRNVVLVGHSGAGKTTLVEGLLAASGAITRPGTVGDGTTVCDHDPAAVRQQRSVSLACAPLWHHDVKVNLLDTPGYADFVGELRAGLRAADAALFVVSAVDGMDAATAALWEECAAVDMPRAVAVSRLDHPRADFDETVALCQRVFGDNVLPLYLPMLGDDGISVVGLMGLITRRVFDYTAGLPAAIRQPDPEHLPAIVEARDELIEGVIAESEDETLMDRYLDGEEIGTDILVADLEKAVARGHFHPVVPVCAQTGVGLDVLLEVLTAAFPSPPEHTLPAVTGLDGSPRPPLTCDPDGPLVAEVVRTTVDRHVGRVSLVRVFSGTLRPEQTVHVSGHGLADRGHPDHDADERVGHVYSPLGATLREVPYCVAGDLCAVTKSGSAETGDTISAKDDPLLVAPWEMPEPLLPVAVVARSRADEDALARNLARLVAGDPTLRLERSPETHQLVLWCMGEAHADVVLDRLRGGGADVATEPVRVPLRETFAAAATGHGRHVKQSGGHGQYAVCDIEVEPLPPGTGFEFVDRVVGGAVPHTYVPSVEKGVRAQMERGLVAGYPVVDLRVTLVDGKAHSVDSSDAAFQTAGALALRDAAGKGRVALLEPVDEVVVQIPDRYVGSVLSDLSGRRGRVLGTEPDPAGAERTLVRAEVPATELLRYAVELRATTSGTGTFRRSFARYEQLPAHLADEVRAAHTP, via the coding sequence ATGGCGCAGAGGAGTCACGACAAGGGTTCCACCGGCGGCGTGCCGGTGGCGGACCAGCCGCTCCGGGTCCGCAACGTGGTGCTGGTGGGCCACTCCGGGGCCGGCAAGACGACCCTGGTGGAGGGGCTGCTCGCGGCCAGCGGCGCGATCACCCGGCCGGGCACGGTCGGCGACGGCACCACGGTCTGCGACCACGACCCCGCCGCGGTACGCCAGCAGCGCTCGGTGAGCCTGGCCTGCGCGCCGCTGTGGCACCACGACGTCAAGGTCAACCTCCTGGACACGCCCGGCTACGCCGACTTCGTCGGTGAGCTGCGCGCCGGGTTGCGGGCCGCCGACGCCGCCCTCTTCGTGGTCTCCGCCGTCGACGGCATGGACGCGGCCACCGCCGCCCTCTGGGAGGAGTGCGCCGCCGTCGACATGCCCCGGGCGGTGGCCGTGTCCCGGCTGGACCACCCGCGCGCCGACTTCGACGAGACGGTGGCGCTGTGCCAACGGGTCTTCGGCGACAACGTGCTTCCGCTCTACCTGCCGATGCTGGGCGACGACGGGATCTCGGTGGTCGGGCTGATGGGGCTGATCACCCGCCGGGTCTTCGACTACACCGCCGGGCTGCCGGCCGCCATCCGGCAGCCCGACCCGGAGCACCTGCCGGCCATCGTCGAGGCCCGCGACGAGCTGATCGAGGGGGTCATCGCCGAGAGCGAGGACGAGACCCTGATGGACCGCTACCTCGACGGCGAGGAGATCGGCACCGACATCCTGGTGGCGGACCTGGAGAAGGCGGTCGCCCGGGGGCACTTCCACCCGGTGGTGCCGGTCTGCGCGCAGACCGGGGTGGGACTCGACGTCCTGCTGGAGGTGCTGACCGCGGCGTTCCCGTCGCCGCCGGAGCACACCCTGCCGGCGGTGACCGGGCTGGACGGCTCACCCCGCCCGCCGCTGACCTGCGACCCGGACGGACCGCTGGTCGCCGAGGTGGTCCGCACCACCGTCGACCGGCACGTCGGCCGGGTCAGCCTGGTCCGGGTCTTCTCCGGCACCCTGCGACCGGAGCAGACCGTCCACGTCTCCGGGCACGGCCTGGCCGACCGGGGGCACCCGGACCACGACGCCGACGAGCGGGTCGGCCACGTCTACAGCCCGCTCGGCGCGACGCTGCGCGAGGTGCCGTACTGCGTGGCCGGCGACCTCTGCGCGGTCACCAAGTCGGGCAGCGCGGAGACCGGTGACACGATCTCCGCCAAGGACGACCCGCTGCTGGTCGCCCCGTGGGAGATGCCCGAGCCGCTGCTGCCGGTGGCGGTGGTGGCGCGCAGCCGGGCCGACGAGGACGCGCTGGCGCGGAACCTGGCCCGGTTGGTCGCCGGGGATCCGACGCTGCGGTTGGAACGCAGTCCGGAGACCCACCAGCTGGTGCTCTGGTGCATGGGCGAGGCGCACGCCGACGTGGTGCTGGACCGGCTGCGCGGCGGCGGGGCGGACGTGGCGACCGAACCGGTGCGCGTGCCGCTGCGGGAGACGTTCGCCGCCGCCGCCACCGGGCACGGCCGGCACGTCAAGCAGTCCGGCGGGCACGGCCAGTACGCCGTCTGCGACATCGAGGTGGAGCCGCTGCCCCCGGGCACGGGGTTCGAGTTCGTCGACCGGGTGGTCGGCGGCGCGGTACCGCACACCTACGTCCCCTCGGTGGAGAAGGGGGTCCGGGCCCAGATGGAGCGGGGTCTGGTCGCCGGCTACCCGGTGGTCGACCTGCGGGTGACGCTGGTGGACGGTAAGGCGCACAGCGTCGACTCCTCCGACGCGGCGTTCCAGACCGCCGGGGCCCTCGCGCTGCGCGACGCCGCCGGCAAGGGTCGGGTGGCGCTGCTGGAGCCGGTGGACGAGGTGGTCGTCCAGATCCCCGACCGGTACGTCGGGTCGGTGCTCAGCGACCTGTCCGGCCGGCGTGGCCGGGTGCTCGGCACCGAGCCGGACCCCGCCGGCGCGGAACGCACGCTGGTCCGCGCCGAGGTGCCCGCCACCGAGCTGCTGCGGTACGCGGTGGAGCTGCGCGCGACCACCTCCGGCACCGGCACGTTCCGCCGGTCCTTCGCCCGCTACGAACAGCTCCCCGCCCACCTGGCCGACGAGGTTCGCGCCGCGCACACCCCCTGA
- a CDS encoding HAAS signaling domain-containing protein, translating into MTSRTDRYLAATLRSVPVARREEIATELRASIDDMIEARTTDGQDTAAAEREVLTELGDPAQLAARYAGRRLYLVGPRYYLAWERLLKRLLTFLPATVGIVVGLLGALDGNAGGRSARASPPPSGWRSSSPSGSPWSSRCWSAPTST; encoded by the coding sequence ATGACCTCCCGGACCGACCGCTACCTCGCCGCCACCCTGCGCTCGGTGCCGGTGGCACGGCGCGAGGAGATCGCCACCGAGCTGCGTGCCTCGATCGACGACATGATCGAGGCACGCACCACCGACGGACAGGACACCGCCGCCGCGGAGCGGGAGGTGCTCACCGAGCTGGGCGATCCGGCCCAGCTCGCCGCCCGCTACGCCGGCCGTCGGCTGTATCTCGTCGGCCCGAGGTACTACCTGGCCTGGGAGCGACTGCTGAAGCGGCTGCTCACCTTCCTGCCGGCGACGGTCGGCATCGTCGTCGGCCTCCTCGGGGCCCTCGACGGCAACGCCGGCGGGCGATCGGCACGGGCATCACCACCGCCCTCTGGGTGGCGGTCCAGCTCGCCTTCTGGGTCACCCTGGTCTTCGCGGTGCTGGAGCGCACCGACGTCGACCTGA
- a CDS encoding YebC/PmpR family DNA-binding transcriptional regulator, translating into MSGHSKWATTKHKKAVIDAKRGKMFAKLIKNVEVAARTGGGDPAGNPTLFDAIQKAKKNSVPNDNIDRAVKRGSGLEAGGADYQTIMYEGYGPNGVALLIECLTDNRNRAATEVRTALTRNGGSFADAGSVSYMFSRKGVVIVPKADTNEDDVMMAVLDAGAEEVNDLGEAFEVVSEPGDLIAVRTALQDAGIEYESAESSLIPSVNVPLDEEGARKVFKLIDVLEDCDDVQNVYANFDVPDEVMAAVD; encoded by the coding sequence ATGTCCGGCCACTCAAAGTGGGCGACCACCAAGCACAAGAAGGCCGTCATCGACGCCAAGCGCGGCAAGATGTTCGCCAAGCTGATCAAGAACGTCGAGGTGGCGGCGCGGACCGGTGGCGGCGACCCGGCCGGTAACCCGACCCTCTTCGACGCCATCCAGAAGGCCAAGAAGAACTCCGTACCGAACGACAACATCGACCGCGCGGTCAAGCGCGGCTCCGGCCTGGAGGCCGGCGGTGCCGACTACCAGACGATCATGTACGAGGGGTACGGCCCGAACGGCGTCGCGCTGCTGATCGAGTGCCTGACCGACAACCGCAACCGTGCGGCCACCGAGGTGCGGACCGCGCTGACCCGCAACGGCGGATCCTTCGCCGACGCCGGATCGGTGTCGTACATGTTCTCCCGCAAGGGCGTAGTGATCGTGCCCAAGGCCGACACCAACGAGGACGACGTGATGATGGCCGTCCTCGACGCCGGTGCCGAGGAGGTCAACGACCTGGGTGAGGCCTTCGAGGTGGTCTCCGAGCCGGGCGACCTGATCGCCGTCCGCACCGCCCTCCAGGACGCCGGCATCGAGTACGAGTCCGCTGAGTCGTCCCTCATCCCCAGCGTGAACGTGCCGCTGGACGAGGAGGGCGCGCGCAAGGTCTTCAAGCTGATCGACGTCCTCGAGGACTGCGACGACGTGCAGAACGTGTACGCCAACTTCGACGTCCCGGACGAGGTCATGGCCGCCGTCGACTGA
- the pgsA gene encoding phosphatidylinositol phosphate synthase has product MAKIFQVSARAGMTRVVEPVARTLLRAGVTPNTVTVVGTVGVLVGALGFGARGHLVAGALIVTAFALTDLLDGTMARMSGGSTTFGAFLDSSMDRIADSAVFGAVAYHLATQGDRGGVAAALVCLAAGGLVSYVKARAEGLGMTCNVGIAERTERLLIVGIGGLLTGVGIDRALVVALWLLAAVSIFTVGQRMTHVYRQAQRARAGVPG; this is encoded by the coding sequence ATGGCGAAGATCTTCCAAGTGTCGGCCCGAGCGGGGATGACCCGTGTCGTCGAGCCCGTCGCACGTACCCTGCTCCGCGCGGGCGTCACCCCCAACACGGTCACCGTCGTGGGCACCGTCGGGGTGCTCGTCGGCGCGCTCGGCTTCGGTGCGCGCGGGCACCTGGTCGCCGGTGCCCTGATCGTCACAGCCTTCGCGCTGACCGACCTGCTCGACGGCACGATGGCCCGGATGAGCGGCGGGTCGACCACGTTCGGTGCGTTCCTCGACTCGAGCATGGACCGCATCGCCGACAGCGCGGTCTTCGGCGCGGTGGCCTACCACCTCGCCACCCAGGGCGACCGGGGCGGGGTCGCCGCGGCGCTGGTCTGCCTGGCCGCCGGGGGCCTGGTCTCCTATGTCAAGGCCCGCGCCGAAGGGCTCGGCATGACCTGCAACGTGGGTATCGCCGAACGCACCGAACGGCTGCTCATCGTCGGGATCGGCGGGCTGCTCACCGGGGTCGGGATCGACCGGGCCCTGGTCGTGGCGCTCTGGCTGCTCGCCGCCGTGTCGATTTTCACCGTCGGCCAGCGGATGACCCACGTGTACCGACAGGCCCAGCGGGCCCGGGCGGGCGTGCCGGGGTGA
- the pdxT gene encoding pyridoxal 5'-phosphate synthase glutaminase subunit PdxT, with product MTAPTIGVLALQGDVREHLHALAGCGADARPVRRREELDAVDGLVIPGGESTTISKLADIFEMREPIDKRIAAGMPVYGSCAGMIMLAREVLDGRPDQRGFEAVEMTVRRNAFGRQVDSFEAPVSLTGIEGEPFHAVFIRAPWVERVGDGVEVLGTVTEGPAAGRVVAVRQGNLLATSFHPELTGDLRLHAYFVDLVRAAA from the coding sequence GTGACGGCACCCACGATCGGGGTGCTCGCGCTCCAGGGTGACGTCCGCGAGCACCTGCACGCCCTCGCCGGCTGCGGCGCGGACGCCCGCCCGGTCCGCCGCCGCGAGGAGTTGGACGCGGTCGACGGACTGGTCATCCCCGGCGGGGAGTCCACCACGATCAGCAAGCTCGCCGACATCTTCGAGATGCGCGAGCCGATCGACAAGCGGATCGCCGCCGGCATGCCGGTCTACGGCTCCTGCGCCGGCATGATCATGCTGGCCCGGGAGGTGCTGGACGGCCGCCCCGACCAGCGCGGCTTCGAAGCGGTGGAGATGACCGTCCGGCGCAACGCGTTCGGCCGGCAGGTCGACTCGTTCGAGGCGCCGGTGAGCCTGACCGGCATCGAGGGGGAGCCCTTCCACGCGGTCTTCATCCGCGCCCCCTGGGTCGAACGGGTCGGCGACGGCGTCGAAGTGCTCGGCACGGTCACCGAGGGGCCGGCCGCCGGGCGGGTCGTCGCCGTCCGGCAGGGCAACCTGCTGGCCACCTCGTTCCACCCGGAGCTGACCGGCGACCTGCGGCTGCACGCCTACTTCGTCGACCTGGTCCGCGCCGCCGCCTGA